The stretch of DNA GGTTTTGGTGCTTTTTGGCAAGTGATAACCGAGGCAGACACATTTTCAGCTTTCAAATTAACCTTAATTGCGACAAGTATTGCCGTGCCGTTAAATATTTTATTTGGCATTAGTGCCGCTTGGGCGATAACTAAGTACCAATTCAAAGGTAAACAATTATTGATAACCATCATCGATCTACCTTTTTCAATCTCCCCCATTGTTGCGGGTTTAATTTATGTGCTTTTGTTTGGCGCACAAAGTTGGTTATCCCCTTATTTACAATACTTTAATATACAAATTATTTATGCTATTCCAGGAATTATATTGGCGACTATTTTTGTCTCGGTCCCTTTTGTTGCAAGGGAGCTTATTCCGATTATGGAACAACAAGGTTGCAAAGATGAAGAGGCGGCTAGTGTACTTGGTGCTAATGGCTGGCAAATATTTTATCACGTAACTTTACCAAATATTCGCTGGGCATTAATGCATGGTGTCGTTTTGTGCACAGCAAGATCGCTAGGCGAATTTGGCGCTGTATCTGTCGTTTCAGGGCATATTCGTGGTTATACTAATACCTTGCCCTTACAAATTGAAATTTTATACAACGAATACAATATCGTAGCGGCATTTAGTGTCGCAATTTTATTATTAATTATGTCTTTTGTTTTACTTTTACTAAGGCAATGGACTGAGAATCGTTTATGCCAAGATATCTCAACACATAAATAGGTGACAAAGATGGGCATTGTTGTAAAAAATATCGATAAACAATTCGGCCAGTTTAAGGCATTACAAAATATTAACTTCACCATTAAACAAGGGGAATTAGCTGCATTATTAGGACCGTCAGGTTGTGGGAAAACCACCTTATTACGGATTATAGCAGGCCTTGAATCGGTATCAAATGGGCAAATCTATTTTGATAGTAATGATGTCACTATGTTAAATGCTAAGCAGCGAGATATTGGTTTTGTATTTCAAAATTATGCACTATTTCGTCATATGTCAGTTGCCGATAATGTGGCATTTGGCTTAAAAATGAAACCAAAAGCACAAAGAGATGATACAAACACCATAAAAGCGCGCGTTAAAGAGCTCCTTGAGCTGGTTAAACTTGATACATTAGCTGATCGTTATCCCGATCAGCTATCTGGTGGCCAGCGCCAGCGCATTGCACTAGCACGTGCATTAGCAACTAAGCCAAAAGTCTTACTGCTTGATGAACCATTTAGTGCGCTCGATGCAAAAGTGCGTAAAGAGCTACGCCGCTGGCTACGAGATTTCCATCACGAGATTAACGTGACGAGTATTTTTGTGACCCATGATCAAGAAGAGGCGCTAGAAGTTGCTGATAAAATTATTTTAATGAATGAAGGGAAAATTGAACAAATTGATACGCCAGAACAAGTTTATAAACAGCCTAAAACGGCGTTTGTTGCTCACTTTTTAGGGGATGTTAATTTAATTCATGGCAATATTGATAGCAATCGTTTGTATCTTGGTGATTTTTGTAAAGACATGCAGTCTCAGGGTAACTGGCAAGATCAAGCGGTTGTCGCTTATGTCCGTCCTCATGAAATAAGTGTATCTAAACTGGCTGGTGACAATAGCATGGGGGGTAAAATTATTCGCTTACACACTGCTGGGCCAACGGTATTTATGGAGGTTTCTCTTAATAATCAGCCCAAAAATATCGATGTATCGATTAGTTATCAGGATTATCAACAAAATGATTTTCTAATTGGTGATCAGATCTACCTACAACCTTTGCTAATTAACATCTTTGTGCAAGACCAATTGTTTGAATTTATGATTTAAACCAGAACAAAATAGTGCTCTCTATTGTTAGTTGATCAAATTTGATACTCAATCATATCGACTTTATTTTCACTAGAGAGTGCTTGTGCTTTTATCTTATCAATTGAAAGCGCGTCATTACATAATTGGATAAAGTGCCAAACATAATTACGCTGCAACTGATAACGTTTAAGGCCAATCCATGTCACATGCGAGGGAAATAAATGTGCGCTATCAATTTTAACAAGATCAGGGTTTTGCTGCGGATCAAACATTTTATCGACCAAAATACCGATCCCCATTCCCGCTTCAACATAAG from Orbaceae bacterium lpD04 encodes:
- a CDS encoding sulfate ABC transporter ATP-binding protein, encoding MGIVVKNIDKQFGQFKALQNINFTIKQGELAALLGPSGCGKTTLLRIIAGLESVSNGQIYFDSNDVTMLNAKQRDIGFVFQNYALFRHMSVADNVAFGLKMKPKAQRDDTNTIKARVKELLELVKLDTLADRYPDQLSGGQRQRIALARALATKPKVLLLDEPFSALDAKVRKELRRWLRDFHHEINVTSIFVTHDQEEALEVADKIILMNEGKIEQIDTPEQVYKQPKTAFVAHFLGDVNLIHGNIDSNRLYLGDFCKDMQSQGNWQDQAVVAYVRPHEISVSKLAGDNSMGGKIIRLHTAGPTVFMEVSLNNQPKNIDVSISYQDYQQNDFLIGDQIYLQPLLINIFVQDQLFEFMI
- the cysW gene encoding sulfate ABC transporter permease subunit CysW; this encodes MAIIDKLTSLFIRQKSLALLPILLILLTIILFLLLLALPLCIVITQGLANGFGAFWQVITEADTFSAFKLTLIATSIAVPLNILFGISAAWAITKYQFKGKQLLITIIDLPFSISPIVAGLIYVLLFGAQSWLSPYLQYFNIQIIYAIPGIILATIFVSVPFVARELIPIMEQQGCKDEEAASVLGANGWQIFYHVTLPNIRWALMHGVVLCTARSLGEFGAVSVVSGHIRGYTNTLPLQIEILYNEYNIVAAFSVAILLLIMSFVLLLLRQWTENRLCQDISTHK